Proteins from a single region of Natrinema salifodinae:
- the pth2 gene encoding peptidyl-tRNA hydrolase Pth2, which yields MKQAIVARTDIGMGQGKLAAQVAHASLSAYEKADSQLQNQWKQGGQKKVVLKGESERQLHELAEIADRDGIPNAIIRDAGHTQLNPGTVTALAVGPAADDRVDGITGDLSLF from the coding sequence ATGAAACAGGCCATCGTCGCCCGTACGGACATCGGCATGGGACAGGGAAAGCTCGCCGCCCAGGTCGCCCACGCCTCGCTGTCGGCCTACGAGAAAGCCGACTCGCAACTGCAGAACCAGTGGAAGCAGGGCGGTCAGAAGAAGGTCGTCCTGAAAGGCGAGAGCGAACGCCAACTCCACGAACTCGCCGAGATCGCCGACCGCGACGGGATTCCCAACGCCATTATCCGTGACGCCGGGCATACGCAACTCAACCCCGGGACCGTCACCGCCCTGGCCGTCGGCCCGGCGGCGGACGACCGCGTCGACGGCATCACCGGCGATCTCTCGCTGTTCTAA
- a CDS encoding DMT family transporter has protein sequence MVSTRTAVCFVLASLFFGGTFVAAKAGLAYFPPLLFVAIRFDLAAVLMLVYVGLTTSRSELVPRTRGDLGGILATGVLAIGMTNALLFVGQQYVTSAVASIVYSLNPIMTPVFAAALLSDERLSRRGGVGMGLGLLGVGLVVSPDPANLLGGAVGKGILFVGAISAALGAVLIRRAESTISSSVRIAWGLPFAAALCHLLAWSSGESTAAITWTSEAVLALAYVSVFAGVLAYIAYFALLDDAGAIRANLIFYVVPVVSTLGGWALLGETIDAMAIAGFLTIFAGFAVLGSKSIDVRGLLPAVSTDAPLSDDDDAAAREEPRGYHSD, from the coding sequence GTGGTCTCTACTCGCACCGCCGTCTGTTTCGTCCTCGCGAGTCTCTTCTTCGGGGGCACGTTCGTCGCCGCGAAGGCCGGCCTGGCGTACTTCCCGCCGCTGCTGTTCGTCGCCATTCGATTCGACCTCGCGGCGGTTCTCATGCTGGTCTACGTCGGCCTCACCACGTCGCGGTCGGAGTTGGTCCCGCGAACGCGCGGCGATCTGGGCGGCATCCTCGCGACCGGCGTGCTCGCAATCGGCATGACGAACGCTCTGCTGTTCGTCGGCCAGCAGTACGTCACCAGCGCCGTCGCATCGATCGTCTACAGCCTCAACCCCATCATGACGCCGGTGTTCGCCGCGGCCCTGCTCTCCGACGAGCGCCTCTCTAGGCGCGGCGGGGTCGGCATGGGTCTGGGGCTGCTCGGCGTCGGGCTCGTCGTCAGCCCCGATCCGGCGAACCTGCTCGGCGGCGCCGTCGGGAAGGGGATCCTCTTCGTCGGCGCGATCAGCGCCGCGCTGGGGGCCGTCCTCATCCGGCGTGCCGAGAGCACGATCTCGAGTAGCGTCCGGATCGCCTGGGGGCTTCCCTTCGCGGCCGCGCTCTGTCACCTGCTGGCCTGGTCGTCCGGCGAGTCGACGGCGGCGATCACCTGGACGAGCGAGGCGGTCCTGGCGCTGGCCTACGTCAGCGTCTTCGCCGGCGTGCTCGCGTACATCGCCTACTTCGCCCTCCTCGACGACGCGGGCGCGATCCGCGCGAACCTGATCTTCTACGTCGTGCCAGTCGTCTCGACGCTGGGCGGCTGGGCGCTGCTGGGCGAGACGATCGACGCGATGGCGATCGCCGGTTTCCTGACGATCTTCGCCGGCTTCGCGGTGCTGGGAAGCAAGTCGATCGACGTCCGCGGGCTACTCCCGGCCGTTTCGACCGACGCGCCGCTGTCCGACGACGACGATGCTGCGGCCAGGGAGGAACCGCGGGGCTACCACTCGGACTGA
- a CDS encoding helix-turn-helix transcriptional regulator, producing the protein MESALEEIEFLALSSNRVEVLRLLAERRHTRTELAEATGASQATLGRILGDFEERSWIRREDGEYVATATGRLVADGFTDLQEILEIEGTLRDIVDYLPTHAMDFDLRRLSDATITVPSATRPNAPLGRLLGILREADTVRAFSHTFNEQTLGVVREQVVGDDQRFKGVFGRTAIDALADESELRRQLEALLDADEAEIRVREEGVPIAVMVADETVYVLLRDENGVLRASVDTADDAVRSWAEDSLDHYWRTATPLESETLSD; encoded by the coding sequence ATGGAATCGGCGCTCGAAGAAATCGAGTTCCTCGCGCTCTCGTCGAACCGCGTCGAGGTGCTCAGGCTGCTGGCGGAGCGACGGCACACGCGCACCGAGTTGGCGGAAGCGACCGGGGCCTCGCAGGCCACCCTGGGACGGATCCTCGGGGACTTCGAGGAGCGGTCGTGGATCAGACGCGAAGACGGGGAGTACGTCGCGACCGCGACGGGTCGGCTCGTCGCGGACGGGTTCACCGACCTGCAGGAAATCCTCGAAATCGAAGGGACGCTCCGCGATATCGTGGACTACCTGCCGACCCACGCGATGGACTTCGACCTCCGGCGGCTCTCGGACGCGACGATCACCGTTCCCAGCGCGACGCGGCCCAACGCGCCGCTGGGGCGGTTGCTCGGGATCCTCCGCGAGGCCGATACGGTGCGGGCGTTCTCCCACACGTTCAACGAACAGACGCTGGGCGTCGTCCGCGAGCAAGTGGTCGGTGACGACCAGCGGTTCAAGGGCGTCTTCGGCCGGACCGCGATCGACGCGCTCGCCGACGAGTCGGAACTCCGTCGGCAACTGGAAGCGTTGCTCGACGCGGACGAGGCCGAGATCAGGGTCCGCGAGGAGGGGGTCCCCATCGCGGTGATGGTCGCCGACGAGACCGTCTACGTCCTCTTACGCGACGAGAACGGCGTCCTTCGGGCCTCCGTCGACACCGCCGACGACGCCGTCCGTTCGTGGGCCGAGGACTCCCTAGACCACTACTGGCGGACGGCAACGCCGCTCGAGTCCGAGACGCTGTCCGACTGA
- a CDS encoding spermidine synthase translates to MSLRQSSAFRPTKPDVAVFVSGVTSMGLEILAGRIIEPQFGSSIYTWGSIITVFLAALSLGYWQGGRQAKTASNRRMIWLLLGTAGYVAIIIYASDQLLLSASAMPLPARFASLPAVLILFGPPTYLLGFISPYSAELSQKEGTGEASGHVYALGTIGSIVGAGATTYVLIPALRIDVIGLLFGFILVGTAIALMLPAFPPRPALASVGVALLLVVAAGIGPVAFDHRGDVVYQTQTPYQELEVIDDGDVRTMYLDGARHSAMDLDEPERHVFEYTRYFHLPMLMVDDHEEVEDVLFIGGGGYTGPKDFERKYDVDVDVVEIDPEVTQAAKEHFRLEESENLSAHTEDGRIFLQDTDKTYDVIVLDAYQKDQVPIHLTQVEFMDLAENHLAEDGVFLANVISAPSGSGSDFYRAQYKTIDQAFASTYSFRTSNWDSVQNIEVVATKGETDFTEADLAERNEERDLGIDLSAEVEAYMDEPNTDGMPVLTEEHAPVDDLQSSTVGQEYVIERTNDESDSEPASAVATGSQSPALARPAPPAALDGPGEPGGPAADGGPGLISPPTASA, encoded by the coding sequence ATGAGTCTGCGGCAGTCCTCCGCGTTCCGGCCGACGAAACCGGACGTCGCGGTGTTCGTCTCCGGCGTCACCAGCATGGGTCTGGAGATCCTCGCCGGCCGGATCATCGAACCCCAGTTCGGTAGCAGCATCTACACCTGGGGCAGCATCATCACCGTCTTCCTGGCCGCCCTGAGCCTCGGCTACTGGCAGGGCGGGCGCCAGGCGAAGACGGCGTCGAATCGGCGAATGATCTGGCTCCTGCTGGGAACGGCGGGCTACGTCGCGATCATCATCTACGCGAGCGATCAACTCTTGCTCTCAGCGTCGGCGATGCCGCTGCCCGCTCGGTTCGCGTCGCTGCCGGCCGTGCTCATCCTCTTCGGGCCGCCGACCTACCTGCTGGGCTTTATCAGCCCGTACTCGGCCGAACTCTCCCAGAAGGAGGGGACGGGTGAGGCGTCGGGCCACGTCTACGCGCTCGGCACCATCGGCAGCATCGTCGGCGCGGGTGCGACGACGTACGTCCTCATCCCGGCGCTTCGGATCGACGTGATCGGCCTGCTGTTCGGCTTCATTCTCGTCGGCACCGCGATCGCGCTCATGCTGCCCGCGTTCCCGCCGAGGCCGGCGCTGGCAAGCGTCGGGGTCGCACTGTTGCTCGTCGTCGCGGCCGGGATCGGACCGGTCGCCTTCGACCACCGCGGCGACGTCGTTTACCAGACCCAGACGCCCTATCAGGAACTCGAGGTCATCGACGACGGCGACGTCCGAACGATGTACTTAGACGGAGCTCGCCACAGCGCGATGGATCTCGACGAACCGGAGCGCCACGTCTTCGAGTACACGCGGTACTTTCACCTACCGATGCTGATGGTCGACGACCACGAGGAGGTCGAGGACGTGTTGTTCATCGGCGGGGGCGGCTACACCGGCCCGAAGGACTTCGAGCGGAAGTACGACGTCGACGTCGACGTCGTCGAGATCGATCCCGAGGTCACTCAGGCAGCAAAGGAGCACTTCCGTCTCGAAGAGAGCGAGAACCTGAGTGCGCACACCGAAGACGGGCGGATCTTCCTGCAGGACACCGATAAGACGTACGACGTGATCGTCCTCGACGCCTACCAGAAGGACCAGGTCCCCATCCACCTGACGCAGGTGGAGTTCATGGACCTGGCAGAGAATCACCTCGCCGAGGACGGCGTCTTCCTCGCCAACGTCATCTCCGCGCCCAGCGGCAGCGGCTCTGACTTCTACCGGGCGCAGTACAAGACGATCGACCAGGCCTTCGCGTCGACTTACAGCTTCCGAACGTCGAACTGGGACTCGGTCCAAAACATCGAGGTGGTCGCGACGAAAGGCGAGACGGACTTTACCGAGGCCGACCTCGCCGAGCGAAACGAGGAACGCGACCTCGGCATCGACCTGAGCGCCGAAGTCGAGGCGTACATGGACGAGCCGAACACCGACGGCATGCCGGTGCTGACCGAGGAGCACGCGCCCGTCGACGACCTCCAGTCATCGACGGTCGGCCAGGAGTACGTCATCGAACGGACCAACGACGAGTCGGACTCGGAGCCCGCGTCCGCAGTCGCCACCGGATCGCAGTCCCCCGCGCTCGCGCGACCCGCGCCTCCCGCAGCGCTCGACGGACCAGGCGAGCCAGGCGGACCGGCAGCCGACGGCGGGCCCGGGCTGATATCGCCGCCGACAGCATCGGCGTAA
- a CDS encoding polyketide cyclase, with protein MREVTVSRVVDAASDDLAAWLEPATIVEAEGSFTVETIDESGDATIVVASGPGMRLPLRFEDREDESAIYYTQEGEHGPFSHMETWLEHEPIDAERTRVTLRSAVELAAPLPFGDRIAAWKRRGELRRVLETIETDVG; from the coding sequence ATGCGCGAAGTGACGGTGTCTCGCGTCGTCGACGCGGCGTCGGACGACCTGGCGGCCTGGCTCGAGCCGGCGACGATCGTCGAGGCCGAGGGGAGTTTCACGGTCGAGACCATCGACGAGTCGGGCGACGCGACGATCGTCGTCGCCAGCGGCCCCGGGATGCGGCTCCCGCTGCGGTTCGAGGATCGCGAGGACGAGAGTGCGATCTACTACACGCAGGAGGGCGAGCACGGCCCCTTCTCGCACATGGAGACCTGGCTCGAGCACGAGCCGATCGACGCCGAGCGAACTCGGGTTACGCTCCGGTCGGCGGTCGAACTCGCCGCGCCGCTGCCGTTCGGCGATCGGATCGCGGCCTGGAAACGGCGGGGCGAACTCCGGCGAGTGCTCGAGACGATCGAAACGGACGTCGGCTGA